A DNA window from Hordeum vulgare subsp. vulgare chromosome 1H, MorexV3_pseudomolecules_assembly, whole genome shotgun sequence contains the following coding sequences:
- the LOC123406546 gene encoding protein IQ-DOMAIN 2-like, which yields MGKKGKWLGAVKKVFSPESKEKKEEKLRKKLAARDPSPPDLTPSTSLEVNVSMPPPPPAVPSPHQTEEVQVRDVELELELELEQEQEQSKHVTVEAAPDAPAQTSAALPPGVSREELAAIKIQTAFRGYLARRALRALRGLVRLKSLVEGNSVKRQAASTLRCMQTLARVQSQIRSRRLKMSEENQALQRQLLLKQELDSLRMGEHWDDTTQSKEKIEASLISRQEAAIRRERALAYAFSHQWKSSSRSSNPMFVDPNNPHWGWSWLERWMAAKPSEAGRTGTGKESNIDQGSVKSMSLNLGEGEITKAFNRRGSKPDKSSPTTPKLTRPASRLSPSTPTAKVTPIVVKKKPATPKNGLSQVDDDARSVLSVQSERPRRHSIATSTVRDDESLASSPSVPSYMAATKSARAKSRLQGSPLIDSAETTPEKGGSVSIGSAKKRLSFPAGGAPPSPMRRHSGPPKVESMVKDIAVTPQPEALAING from the exons ATGGGGAAGAAGGGCAAGTGGCTGGGCGCCGTCAAGAAGGTGTTCAGCCCGGAgtccaaggagaagaaggaggag AAACTGAGGAAGAAACTGGCTGCAAGAGACCCCAGCCCACCAGATCTTACACCTTCTACTTCCTTGGAAGTCAATGTTTCgatgccgccgccccctcccgcaGTTCCTTCTCCGCACCAAACTGAGGAGGTTCAGGTCCGTGATgtggagctggagctggagctggagctggagcaggagcaggagcagagcAAGCATGTGACCGTGGAGGCAGCCCCTGATGCTCCTGCTCagacgtcggcggcattgccaccTGGTGTGTCGAGGGAAGAGCTCGCTGCAATCAAGATCCAGACCGCCTTCAGGGGATACCTG GCTAGGAGGGCATTACGAGCCTTGAGGGGCCTTGTTAGATTGAAGTCATTGGTCGAGGGTAATTCGGTTAAGCGTCAAGCTGCAAGCACACTGCGTTGTATGCAGACTCTCGCACGGGTGCAGTCACAGATACGTTCAAGAAGGCTGAAGATGTCTGAGGAGAACCAAGCCCTCCAGCGCCAGCTCCTGCTGAAACAAGAATTGGACAGTTTGAGG ATGGGGGAGCACTGGGATGACACCACCCAATCCAAAGAGAAGATCGAAGCAAGTCTAATAAGCAGGCAGGAGGCTGCGATAAGAAGAGAGAGAGCGCTCGCATACGCGTTTTCCCATCAG TGGAAGAGCAGTTCAAGGTCCTCCAACCCAATGTTTGTAGACCCAAACAACCCACACTGGGGCTGGAGCTGGCTGGAGCGCTGGATGGCAGCAAAGCCTTCTGAGGCCGGCCGCACTGGAACCGGCAAGGAAAGCAACATTGACCAGGGATCAGTGAAGAGCATGAGTTTGAACCTTGGGGAGGGTGAGATCACTAAAGCCTTTAATCGTAGGGGCTCCAAGCCAGATAAGTCGTCACCGACGACTCCAAAGCTGACCCGCCCAGCCTCCCGGCTATCCCCTTCTACACCCACTGCCAAAGTGACACCAATAGTTGTGAAGAAGAAACCTGCTACACCGAAGAATGGGCTTTCACAGGTGGACGACGACGCAAGGAGTGTGCTCAGTGTGCAGTCCGAGCGACCCAGGCGGCACAGCATAGCCACCTCGACGGTGCGGGATGATGAGAGCCTCGCCAGCTCTCCGTCAGTCCCAAGCTACATGGCCGCCACAAAATCCGCCAGGGCCAAGTCCCGCCTTCAGGGGTCGCCACTGATCGATAGTGCAGAGACGACACCAGAGAAAGGAGGCTCTGTTAGTATTGGGTCAGCCAAGAAGAGGCTGTCCTTCCCAGCAGGAGGGGCGCCCCCCTCGCCAATGAGGCGGCATTCTGGCCCTCCAAAGGTGGAGAGCATGGTGAAGGACATCGCTGTGACACCGCAGCCAGAGGCCCTGGCGATCAATGGTTGA